In Rosa chinensis cultivar Old Blush chromosome 1, RchiOBHm-V2, whole genome shotgun sequence, a genomic segment contains:
- the LOC112182123 gene encoding squamosa promoter-binding-like protein 7, with protein sequence MEMFGHNIGGRSGQNGNNANLAWDIWEMNNSNNNGNNDILYMTAATAAVTIAEPPSGSSASSEASLGHPLVHNNNGVQAVQQHFQNLYGGDHHHHQSRLRGSQYLPDPHLMCLKLGKRHYFEDAPLPLLDHRDVAGFPLAVGGMKRGKNVYGPGSRGGGASTQSLKVPRCQVEGCHVALVSAKEYHRRHKVCEMHSKASKVVVLGLEQRFCQQCSRFHVVSEFDESKRSCRRRLAGHNERRRKCSHDSLPRSSSQEKKLMMAAAGRFPYLSSSPTGCSALSLLSSSKSSSDSWVLSPSDLSSRSRAALRELIAENRAGILARQLISSSDRSNSNWEDSSHYNNHSTQDFGDYLSQSWPSGSVESHHHHHHHQQQQQMFSANQHSWDRFHESGAHLTLDLMQQPPSPAYETFLPARDSSTKAEDECDLWKWNSFQGASVV encoded by the exons ATGGAAATGTTTGGGCACAACATTGGTGGCAGATCAGGGCAGAATGGTAATAACGCAAATCTTGCTTGGGATATATGGGAGAtgaataatagtaataataatggCAACAACGATATATTGTACATGACGGCTGCAACAGCGGCCGTCACCATAGCGGAGCCGCCTTCAGGCTCCAGCGCGAGCTCCGAAGCGAGTTTGGGTCACCCGCTGGTGCACAACAACAACGGTGTTCAAGCAGTGCAGCAGCACTTCCAGAATTTGTACGGTGgcgatcatcatcatcatcagagtcGTCTTCGTGGGTCCCAATATCTTCCGGATCCCCACCTTATGTGCTTGAAGCTGGGGAAGAGGCACTACTTTGAGGACGCTCCTCTGCCTCTGCTTGATCATCGAGACGTGGCGGGATTTCCTTTGGCCGTAGGGGGCATGAAGAGAGGCAAGAACGTGTATGGCCCTGGCAGCCGCGGAGGTGGGGCTTCTACGCAGTCGTTGAAGGTGCCGCGGTGTCAGGTGGAGGGGTGCCACGTGGCGCTGGTGAGCGCGAAGGAGTACCACCGGCGGCACAAAGTGTGTGAGATGCACTCCAAGGCTTCCAAGGTGGTGGTCTTAGGGTTGGAGCAGCGCTTCTGTCAGCAATGCAGCAG GTTTCACGTGGTGTCGGAGTTTGACGAGTCTAAGAGGAGTTGTAGGAGGAGATTAGCTGGGCATAATGAGCGAAGAAGAAAATGCTCTCATGATTCTCTACCCAGAAGCTCTTCTCAAG AGAAGAAATTGATGATGGCTGCAGCAGGGAGATTTCCATACCTATCGTCATCCCCGACAGGATGTagtgctctctctcttctgtcaTCTTCCAAAAGTAGTAGTGATTCTTGGGTACTATCTCCATCTGATCTCTCCTCAAGATCCCGCGCTGCACTTCGTGAACTCATTGCAGAAAACCGTGCAGGCATCTTGGCTCGCCAGCTCATATCTTCTTCGGACCGATCAAACTCAAACTGGGAGGACTCATCACATTATAATAACCATTCGACCCAAGACTTTGGTGATTATCTTAGCCAATCATGGCCGTCTGGTTCTGTCGAATcccatcaccatcatcatcatcatcagcagcagcagcaaatgTTTTCTGCCAATCAGCACAGTTGGGACAGGTTTCATGAAAGTGGTGCACATTTGACACTTGATCTAATGCAGCAGCCTCCGAGCCCGGCATATGAGACTTTCTTGCCTGCAAGGGACAGTAGTACTAAGGCTGAAGACGAGTGTGACCTGTGGAAATGGAACTCCTTCCAAGGAGCCAGTGTGGTTTAA